The Gossypium hirsutum isolate 1008001.06 chromosome A13, Gossypium_hirsutum_v2.1, whole genome shotgun sequence nucleotide sequence atatatatatgaaggaAAACCACATTACGTAATAAGATTGTAAATGCAATGCGTATATTTTTCAAAGTGTAAGGAAACACCTTGGTTGACACTCCATCGCCCGGATGAAAGAATATAAACATTTGGATTTGCCCCATCACAGTTGAGGATTTCTTTAATTTCCTTGTCTTGGTGTTGCTCTATGGTATAGTTTCCATATCGGGAGTAGATGTAATTTATGTCACTTCCATACTCTACAAGGGACTCATCTAGATTCTCAGCTAGCTCAGCATCAGCAGGTTCAGGCTCATCACCAGGAGAAGATACTACTTCTTTTTCGACACTGCTTGATGCTACAGTTCTACCATCAGAATGGGAATGTTGGGAGCTGGATCCCCAATTGGGTGATGATGAGGAGGAAGCTCTGTTATCATGCACAGATATTGCAGTATCCGAATCATCGCCAAAGCTATTACTATCTTTTGCCGATCCAGTTTCCAGTACATCACAAACAGCCCATGTCTTTCCTTGGAAAGTACATGGAGTGAATCCCTCTACTTGTGTAATACTGCCAAACGTAGGAGGC carries:
- the LOC107943098 gene encoding protein FAR-RED-ELONGATED HYPOCOTYL 1-LIKE, yielding METNNETNNPSQIKSFLKKSINIVDLNKKRKLEAEQLGLPLSKHQCWKQSLSLKPPTFGSITQVEGFTPCTFQGKTWAVCDVLETGSAKDSNSFGDDSDTAISVHDNRASSSSSPNWGSSSQHSHSDGRTVASSSVEKEVVSSPGDEPEPADAELAENLDESLVEYGSDINYIYSRYGNYTIEQHQDKEIKEILNCDGANPNVYILSSGRWSVNQEAQQTKRKPTIDQEFEQYFSMLML